The genomic DNA GCGCCCTTCTCGCGGTCCCCGCCCAGCAGCTCGCCCTCCGCGCCGCCGCCGATCACGACGCGCGCCTCCTTGCCCAGCTCGGCCAGCGTTTGCCGCACGCGCTCGCGCTGCTCCACGCTGACGAGCGCGCCCATCCGCACGTCGTCGCGGGCCGGATCGCCCAGCGTCACCTTGCCCAGCTCCTTGCGCAACGCCTCGGTCACCGCCTCCACCATTCCCGAAGGCACGATGGCGCGGCGGATGGCGGTGCATTTCTGGCCCGCCTTGCCGGTGATCTCGCGGGCCACCTCCTTGACGTACAGCATGAATTCGGGGCTGTCGGGAGTGACGGTCAGGCCCAGCACCGAGGCGTTCAGGCTGTCGGCCTCGGCGTTGAACGGCACCGAGTGGGCGATGATATTCGGGTGCACCTTGAGCTTGGCCGCCGTCGCCGCCGAACCGGTGAAGGCCACCAGATCCTGTTCGCGCACGTGGTCGAGCAGGTCGCCCGGCTCACCGATCACCAGTTGCAACGCGCCTTCGGGCAGCAGGCCAGATTCGATGATGTCGCGCACCACGCGCTCGGTCAGGTAGGCGGTCTGCGGCGCGGGCTTGACCAGACTGGGCATCCCGGCGATAAAGGCCGGGGCGAGTTTTTCCAGCATGCCCCACACCGGAAAGTTAAACGCGTTGATCTGCACGGCCACGCCCTCGCGGGGCACGAGCAGGTGGCGGGCCACGAAGGTTCCGGCCTTGCCCAGCGTCTCCACCTTGCCCTCGGGCAGGAAGCGCTCGTCGGGCAGTTCGCGCCGGGCCATGCTGCTGTAGCTCAGCAGGGTGCCGATGCCGCCCTCGATGTCCACCCAGCCGTCGCGGCGGGTGGCGCCGGTCAGCAGGTTCAGGGCGTAGTACTCCTCCTTGCGCTCCATCAGGTACAGGCCCAGGGCCTTCAGCGCCCGCGCCCGCGTGTGGAAGGTCATCTTTCGCAGCGCCGCGCCCTTCTGGCGGCCATATTCCAGCGCCTGTGCGAAGTCCACCCCCTCGGAGGAAATGACAGCGACGGGGCGGCCATACACGGCGTCCACCAGCGTCTGTCCGTCGGCGTTGGCGTGCCACTGGCCGGACACGTAGGAGGCGGGGCGGAGGATGGTTGGGGCTTGGGCCTGAGCTTGAATCTGGGTGGTCATGGGGACTCCTGAGGGCAAGGCGAAAGGGCGGCTGAGTATTGAAAATCAGCATACGCGATGCGCCCAGAAGGATTTGAGAGCGCCGCCCGAGTCCAGCCTGGATCAGCCGCGCCCAGCACAATAAGGTGAGCGCAACGGGGTCAGCCCAGCGAGATCAGCTCCGCCCGAACCGGGGGCAGCAGGGCGTTGCTGTGCCAGTCAAAGCAGATGGTCCACCAGAGTGAAAAAAGGAGTGCCAGCAGATGAACATAGCGATTTTGGGTGGAACCGGGAGAACAGGCCGTGAGATCCTGCGCCGCGCCTTGCAAGGCGGCCATGACGTCAAGGCGCTGGTGCGGTCTCTGGAAGACCGTGAGCCGCAGCAGAGGCTGACGCTGCTTCGGGGAAACGCCAGGAACGCCGACACGGTGACGCAACTCGTCGCCGGAGCAGACGCCGTGGTGAGCGCCCTCAGCACAGACCAGACCACCACGCTGACCGAGGCCATGACCGCCCTCATCGCCGGGCTGGAAACGCATGGGGTCTCCAGAATCGTGACCATCGGAACAGCCGGCATTCTGGAGAGTAGAACCGAGCCGGGGAAACTGCGCTACCAGTCCAGCGAGTCGCAGCGCACGCAGACGTTTGCGGCCGAGGAACACCGGCGGGCCTATGAGCTGCTGCGTGGTTCCTCGCTGGACTGGACAGTGGTGTGTCCAACGTATCTGCCAGAGGGCGAGGCGGTGGGCGGTTACCGAACGGAGCGGGATTACCTGCCCGTGGGCGGCCAGCAGATCTCCACCGGGGATACAGCGGCCTTCGCCTACGACGAACTGCTGAAGGGGGAACACGTCGGCTACCGGGTGGGCATCGCCTACTAATTTTGAATTCTGACCCTTACTCCCGCCGGTAGGCCACCTGCCCGGCCACCACCGTCAGCAGCGGCCAGCCTTTCAGCGTTTCCCCGGCCCAGGGCGTGAACTTCGCCTTGGACTTGAATTCGGCGGGGTTGACCTCGTGTTCCGTCTCCAGATCGAGAATCACCAGATCGGCGGGGGCACCCGTTTCCAGCGAGGGCACCGGCCAGCCCATCACGCGGGCGGGGGCAGCGGTCATCAGGTCCAGCAGCTTGTCCAGGCCCAGCTCTTTGCCAAAGCGGGTGTACATCAGCGGAAAGGCCAGCTCGATATACGCGATGCCGCTGGGCGCGTCCAGCAGATCGCGTTCCTTCTCGGCGCGGGTGTGGGGGGCATGGTCGGTGGCGAGGCAGTCCACCGTGCCGTCTTTCAGGCCCTCCAGCAGGGCGTCGGCATCACGCTGGGTTCGCAGCGGCGGGGCCACCTTGTAGATCGCGTCGAAGCCACGCAGCGCCTCGTCGGTCAGGGTCAGGTGGTGGGGGCAGACCTCGCAGGTCACCCGGAGGCCGCGCGCCTTCGCACCGCGCACCAGGTCCAGGGCGCGGGCGGTGGACAGGTGCTGGATGTGCAGGTGGGCTTCACTGCCCTGCGCGTGCAGCCCGGCCAGAATCTCCAGATCGCGGGCCACGCGGGCCGCCTCCGCCGCCGCCGGGTTGCCGGGCAGGCCCAGCGCCTCACTGACCGGCCCCTCGTTCATCACGCCGTCGGCGCGCAGCGAGGCGTCCTCGGCATGCACGCTCACCACCATGCCCAGGCTCCCGGCGTACTCCAGCCCCAGCCGCAGCACCCGCGCGTTCTCGTTGGTCCGCCCGTCGTCGGTGAACATGGCGGCCCCGGCGTCTTTCAGGTACGACAGTTCGGCCAGCGCCTCGCCGTTCTGGCCCCTGGTCAGCGCCGCCGCCGGTTTCAGGCGGGCAAGGCCCAGCTCCTCCGCCTTCCCGATCAAGCTACGGACGACGGCCGGCTCGTCAATCACCGGCGAGGTGTTGGGCATGCAGACCACCGTGCCGTAGCCGCCCGCCGCCGCCGCCGCGAGGCCCGAGGCCAGGTCTTCCTTCTCGGTCTGCCCCGGCTCGCGCAGGTGGGCGTGCAGCTCGATCAGTGCGGGGGCCACCGTACCGCCCTGCCCATCGATGGTCTCGCCCTCTGCCGGAATATTCCAGCCCTTAATCACGCCGTTCTCGATGGTGACGGACTCGGTCTCGGTGGCGTTGGGCCGGCGGATGTTGGTGATGGTTAAAGTCATGGCAACCTCGAATCAGAGTGTAATACGGACTCCGATTGAAAGGTGTTGAAAACACCTGAAAATCCGAGCGGAGCGAGCAGGAGAAAAACGGGTTCCGGGCGTGGAGTGTGGAAACCGGTGCTGTCCCGGTTTCTACGCGAAACAGACGGAATCCGTATAAGGCGGCGGACGTCCGTGACAGCAGTCAGGGCAGGGGCGCGGCAGCAGGCGCCCGTGAATACGGCGTTCAGCGGCATGGCCCATCGGCAGGAGGGCGGGAGTTTCCACTACGCCCAGCCGGACAGAAGCCCATACAGCCAGAAAAAGGGGGTGCGGTCAGCCCTCGCAGGGGACTCGGGGGAAGACCGGCGCGTTCTCCGCCACCGTCGCCCCCGGCCCCCCCTCCGTTCGCTCAGCCCTTCTGCCCGCTGTCCTTCTGCCCGAAGCCCATCGCCTGGAAGGTCTGGTACTGCGGCGCGCCGCCCAGCATGTTCTGGCCGCCGTCCACGGGCAAGATCACGCCGGTCACGTAACTGGCCGCGTCGCTCACCAGGAACAGCGCCGCGTTGGCGATGTCCTGCGGCACGCCCATGCGGCCCAGCGGCACGGACCCGGCCACCCGGCTGCGGCTCTTCTCGTCGGGGGCCAGCCGCGCCATGCCCTCGGTGCCGTCGATGGGGCCGGGAATAATGGCGTTCACGCGGATGCCACGCAGGCCCCATTCCACGGCCAGCGTGCGCGTCAGGGCGTCCACCCCGGCCTTGGCCGCCACCACATGGGCCTGCATCGGCACCGGGACGCCGTAGGCGCTGATGCTCAGGACGTTGCCGCCGGGGGCCTTCAGGTACGGGGCCGCCGCCTTGATGGTGTGGAAGGTGCCGATCAGGTCGATGTCCACCACGCTCTTGAAGCCGTTGGGCGAGATGCCGTCCACCGGGGCCGGAAAATTGCCCGCCGCGCCCGCCAGCACGATGTCGAAGTCGCCGTGCGCTTCCACCGCCTGCGCCACCGCCGCCTCCATCGCCGCAAAGTCACGCACGTCGGCGCTGACGCCGATGGCCCGCCCGCCCGCGTCCACGATGCCCTGCGCGGCCTTCTGGGCCTTTTCCAGGTTGCGGCCCAGGATCGTGACCGCGCAGCCGTGCGCCGCGAAGCTCTGGGCAATGCCCAGGTTGATGCCGCTGCCACCGCCGGTGATCAGGGCGTGTTTGCCCTGCAACAGGTCGGGGCGGAAGGTGGATTCGGGCGTGCCTGCGCTGAGGGTCATGGGGACTCCTTTAAAAAACCAGAACGTGGGGAAGATGCGGGCAAGGGCACGAAAACGCCGTCCCCTCGCCTGTGGGCGGATTGCCCAGCACTGTAGCGCGAAATGGGTTTTGCCCGGCGCGTGTCTCGGGAGACGTGACATGCCAGACCCGGCCCCTCTCCCCAACCTAGAGCAGTTGTCCGAATTGCAGCATCAGAAAAGAAGACTTCTGATGCCTCCATTCTCCCAACTGCTCGTTGAAATTCACTCACTCTCTGCGAGCTGTGCCAGTCCGTTCGGTCAAAAGGAAACAGCTCTTTTGACAAATGCTTTAAACGTCCAGCACCCGGTAGCCGTAGGCGTTGACCACCCGTGTCCCTGAGGCCGCGTCCACGTATTCCAGCTTGCGGCCCTCGTACTCGTGGATATGCCCGTGGACCAGCAGCGCAGGGTGACGCCGCTGCATGAAGCGGTTCAGTTCCGGGCAGCCCCGGTGGGCGTAGTCGCTGCCCGCATGGGGGCCGGTGGGCGGCGCGTGCGTCAGCAGGAGGTCCACGCCGCGCCGGGTCCGCCAGGCCAGTTTCCCCAGCCCCCAGCGGGCCTCGTGGGCGCTGTACTGCCCGCGCCCCTTCTCGCGGTAACGCGGTGCGCCGCCCCAACCCGCGATCCTGAGCCCCGCTTCCTCCACCACGCGCCCATGCGCCGCGATCACCCCACGCGCGGGAATGCGTCCGTCGCCCTCGTTGACGTACTCCTCCTCGTGGTTGCCGTGCACGTAGATGATCGGCACGGTCAATTTGGTCGCCAGGAATTCCAGGTAATAGCCGGGAAGGTCCCCGGCGGCCAGCACGGCGTCCACGTCTGGGACGCCCTTTGGAAAGCCCTCGCGGTACACGAAAGGATGCACGTAGTCCGCCAGCAGCATGACCCTTTTGCCCAGCACGCGCGGCTGAACGGCAGGGGAGGCGTCGGGAACGGTCTGGGTCATCGGGGCAGGGGGTGTTCGCAGGGCATGAGTAGGCGGGTGGATGGTCAGTGTGCCGAGTGTATGGCAGCCACCGACAGCGGCACGTCCAGGACGGGACCGGGCGAAAGATTCACGATACCCTGCCCACGTGTCCTCTCTCTTTACCCCTCGTTTACAGCTGATTCCCCTGACCCGCGCCATGATCGTCGCCCGTCTGGAGGCCGAGGACTTTTCCCTAATCTGTGACACGCCAGACGGCCCAATGACGATCTTCTTCCCCGCCGAGTGGCCCGGCGCGCCGCTGGGGGCCTTTCCCTATTACCTGACCCAGACCGACGCGCAGGGCATCAAGCCCGGTT from Deinococcus radiopugnans ATCC 19172 includes the following:
- the paaZ gene encoding phenylacetic acid degradation bifunctional protein PaaZ; protein product: MTTQIQAQAQAPTILRPASYVSGQWHANADGQTLVDAVYGRPVAVISSEGVDFAQALEYGRQKGAALRKMTFHTRARALKALGLYLMERKEEYYALNLLTGATRRDGWVDIEGGIGTLLSYSSMARRELPDERFLPEGKVETLGKAGTFVARHLLVPREGVAVQINAFNFPVWGMLEKLAPAFIAGMPSLVKPAPQTAYLTERVVRDIIESGLLPEGALQLVIGEPGDLLDHVREQDLVAFTGSAATAAKLKVHPNIIAHSVPFNAEADSLNASVLGLTVTPDSPEFMLYVKEVAREITGKAGQKCTAIRRAIVPSGMVEAVTEALRKELGKVTLGDPARDDVRMGALVSVEQRERVRQTLAELGKEARVVIGGGAEGELLGGDREKGAFLDPTVLLCDSPLTATGPHELEAFGPVATLLPYDSLDDAVQLARMGRGSLAGSVITHDRAEATELVLGLASTHGRLLVLNRDDAKESTGHGSPLPQLLHGGPGRAGGGAELGGIAGVKHHMNRVAVQADPTTLAAITREYVPGGEVREDVIHPFRKSFDEIGVGDSLLTHRRTVTEADIVNFAGLTGDHFYAHVDEIGAKEGIFGKRVAHGYFLISAAAGMFVSPAPGPVLANYGLENLRFVEPVGIGDTIRTRLTCKRKIRKDLRPDDKQPTGVVEWRAEITNQNDELVATYDILTLVVRARDDFDPPAQGGGEGAAQA
- a CDS encoding NAD(P)-dependent oxidoreductase → MNIAILGGTGRTGREILRRALQGGHDVKALVRSLEDREPQQRLTLLRGNARNADTVTQLVAGADAVVSALSTDQTTTLTEAMTALIAGLETHGVSRIVTIGTAGILESRTEPGKLRYQSSESQRTQTFAAEEHRRAYELLRGSSLDWTVVCPTYLPEGEAVGGYRTERDYLPVGGQQISTGDTAAFAYDELLKGEHVGYRVGIAY
- a CDS encoding dihydroorotase, whose translation is MTLTITNIRRPNATETESVTIENGVIKGWNIPAEGETIDGQGGTVAPALIELHAHLREPGQTEKEDLASGLAAAAAGGYGTVVCMPNTSPVIDEPAVVRSLIGKAEELGLARLKPAAALTRGQNGEALAELSYLKDAGAAMFTDDGRTNENARVLRLGLEYAGSLGMVVSVHAEDASLRADGVMNEGPVSEALGLPGNPAAAEAARVARDLEILAGLHAQGSEAHLHIQHLSTARALDLVRGAKARGLRVTCEVCPHHLTLTDEALRGFDAIYKVAPPLRTQRDADALLEGLKDGTVDCLATDHAPHTRAEKERDLLDAPSGIAYIELAFPLMYTRFGKELGLDKLLDLMTAAPARVMGWPVPSLETGAPADLVILDLETEHEVNPAEFKSKAKFTPWAGETLKGWPLLTVVAGQVAYRRE
- a CDS encoding SDR family oxidoreductase produces the protein MTLSAGTPESTFRPDLLQGKHALITGGGSGINLGIAQSFAAHGCAVTILGRNLEKAQKAAQGIVDAGGRAIGVSADVRDFAAMEAAVAQAVEAHGDFDIVLAGAAGNFPAPVDGISPNGFKSVVDIDLIGTFHTIKAAAPYLKAPGGNVLSISAYGVPVPMQAHVVAAKAGVDALTRTLAVEWGLRGIRVNAIIPGPIDGTEGMARLAPDEKSRSRVAGSVPLGRMGVPQDIANAALFLVSDAASYVTGVILPVDGGQNMLGGAPQYQTFQAMGFGQKDSGQKG
- a CDS encoding metallophosphoesterase family protein, coding for MTQTVPDASPAVQPRVLGKRVMLLADYVHPFVYREGFPKGVPDVDAVLAAGDLPGYYLEFLATKLTVPIIYVHGNHEEEYVNEGDGRIPARGVIAAHGRVVEEAGLRIAGWGGAPRYREKGRGQYSAHEARWGLGKLAWRTRRGVDLLLTHAPPTGPHAGSDYAHRGCPELNRFMQRRHPALLVHGHIHEYEGRKLEYVDAASGTRVVNAYGYRVLDV